A region of Candidatus Neomarinimicrobiota bacterium DNA encodes the following proteins:
- a CDS encoding RNA polymerase sigma factor, with protein MMTKKPDIVLFEKVQSRDSRAFDQLMREYSPELYNFILRIVSNTEDAQDILQDTFVRVWEKSHQFKGKSSVKTWIFRIAINLSYTHLKKRKRWSLSILDEIKSLISGSDPARDTEREYNSTLLEKSLVLLTPRQHAVVVARIYQDLPFAQIGEALGCSENAAKVHFHEGKKRIESYINKQVG; from the coding sequence GTGATGACAAAAAAGCCTGATATTGTGCTATTTGAAAAGGTTCAAAGCCGTGACTCCAGGGCCTTTGATCAACTCATGCGTGAATATTCCCCCGAGTTGTACAATTTCATTTTGAGGATTGTATCCAATACTGAAGACGCCCAGGATATTTTACAAGATACCTTTGTTCGTGTTTGGGAAAAAAGTCATCAGTTCAAGGGCAAGTCAAGCGTCAAGACCTGGATATTCAGAATTGCTATCAATCTTTCGTACACGCATTTGAAAAAGAGGAAGCGCTGGAGTTTATCAATCCTTGATGAGATCAAGTCTCTGATTTCAGGATCTGATCCAGCTCGAGATACTGAGAGAGAGTATAATTCTACGCTACTTGAAAAGAGTCTGGTATTATTAACACCGCGACAGCATGCCGTTGTGGTGGCTCGCATCTATCAGGATCTGCCCTTTGCTCAGATTGGAGAAGCACTGGGATGCTCAGAGAATGCAGCAAAAGTGCATTTTCATGAGGGTAAAAAAAGAATTGAATCATATATAAATAAGCAGGTGGGTTAA
- a CDS encoding HD domain-containing protein, with translation MKAKITRINNFRKNSLIQGFFLVREKHLRSTRTNHPYLQLDLQDSTGTIEAKVWENVPAFEKSFDVGDAVVVKGRVSLYREQLQLEVEDIGKASPEKHAEYGFDLAKLIPSTKHNVNQMWRELAKIIKEMKNTHLKSLISNIYKDNADIIKQHPASMKLHHAWLGGFLEHVLSMAKIGVYLGEHYNVDGDLLLTGILLHDIGKIIELNPAQQPGYTDEGQLLGHIVLGRDLAREAMAKIDDFPKDLQLKVEHMILSHQGKYEWQSPKRPKFKEALLLHHIDELDARMNMMEEVLDKDGEPGVWTNRFNYFRIPLLKGELESDQEV, from the coding sequence ATGAAAGCCAAAATCACCAGGATAAATAACTTTCGTAAAAATTCCCTCATTCAGGGGTTTTTTCTGGTCAGAGAAAAACATCTCAGGAGTACGCGTACAAATCATCCCTATTTGCAGTTGGATTTGCAGGATAGTACAGGCACCATCGAAGCAAAAGTTTGGGAAAATGTGCCCGCCTTTGAAAAATCATTTGATGTTGGAGATGCTGTGGTCGTGAAAGGCAGGGTAAGCCTATACAGAGAACAGCTTCAGCTTGAAGTCGAGGATATTGGGAAAGCTTCACCTGAGAAGCACGCGGAGTATGGATTTGATTTAGCAAAATTGATCCCCAGCACCAAACACAATGTGAATCAGATGTGGCGCGAATTAGCCAAAATTATCAAAGAGATGAAAAATACCCATCTCAAATCCCTGATCAGCAACATCTATAAAGATAATGCCGATATAATAAAACAACACCCCGCTTCAATGAAATTGCACCATGCCTGGTTAGGTGGCTTTCTTGAACATGTATTGTCCATGGCCAAGATTGGTGTGTATCTGGGTGAACACTATAATGTAGATGGCGACCTGCTCCTGACTGGTATCCTGCTCCATGATATTGGAAAAATCATTGAGTTGAATCCGGCTCAACAACCAGGATACACCGATGAAGGCCAACTTTTGGGGCATATAGTACTGGGACGTGATTTAGCCAGGGAAGCCATGGCAAAAATTGATGACTTTCCCAAAGATTTACAACTTAAGGTTGAGCACATGATACTTTCACATCAGGGCAAATATGAATGGCAATCACCCAAGCGACCAAAATTCAAGGAAGCGTTACTATTGCACCATATTGACGAATTGGATGCCCGCATGAATATGATGGAGGAAGTGCTCGATAAAGACGGAGAGCCAGGTGTGTGGACCAATCGTTTTAACTATTTCCGCATTCCACTACTGAAAGGTGAACTAGAGAGTGATCAGGAAGTCTAA
- a CDS encoding molybdenum cofactor guanylyltransferase: MGKDKRFLKVGNEQLLDRQVRILKQYFGDVLISANDPGKLAYLNLPVVKDEHQGRGPLEGLTSVLSASRTEYNFVVAVDIPTIDMTLVEKMRSHLDHVSAVVPICIDGRQQPLFAFYSKNCIPIFRSAMDDGEYAIHKALKKCPVYFFPMKDETPLMNLNRKEDYESYLREQ; this comes from the coding sequence ATGGGGAAGGATAAGCGCTTTCTAAAAGTGGGCAATGAGCAGCTATTGGATCGTCAGGTTCGTATCTTAAAACAATATTTTGGGGATGTCCTCATCTCGGCTAACGATCCAGGAAAACTGGCATATCTCAATTTACCTGTTGTGAAAGATGAGCACCAGGGTCGAGGTCCCCTCGAGGGGTTAACTTCAGTCCTCAGTGCTTCACGGACAGAGTACAATTTTGTAGTAGCAGTTGATATTCCTACCATTGACATGACTCTGGTTGAGAAAATGAGATCACACCTGGATCATGTATCTGCAGTAGTGCCAATATGTATTGACGGGCGACAACAACCCCTATTCGCTTTCTACAGTAAGAACTGCATACCCATCTTCAGATCAGCCATGGATGATGGAGAGTATGCCATCCATAAAGCTTTGAAAAAATGCCCGGTATATTTCTTCCCCATGAAAGACGAAACGCCCCTGATGAATCTAAATCGGAAAGAGGACTACGAATCTTATCTCAGGGAACAGTAA